The genomic DNA TCAGCCGGAGTAGGGACATCAAACACATACATTCCCTGAGTCATGGCCCAGTCCAGACTGGTCGAATTCTTCATCCTGGCATACATATCCTCGTTGACATAGTCCTTGTTTTCCCTGATGAAGTCAAACACATCTTCACGTGTTACATTCTGGGGGTCCGGGAATCCCATTCTGAACTGACTGATCTGTTCATTCGCCATGTCATAGATAGCACTGTCGGCTATGATTGCATGAATCCGGTTATCAAACGCAGCAGCCCGGGGGACGAAATATCCCCCCATACTGATCCCCCACATACCTATCCGTTCAGAATCAACATCTGGTCTGCTCGTTGCATAATCAAGAACCGGGCCTACTACCTTCTCCCAGTCATATCTGAAGGGGATCTTCTGAACACGGATCACCTCACCCTGTCCAGGGCCTTCAAAGGTGAGCACATTATACCCTCTCTTCACTCCTTCAAGAGCATTTGAGTAGAGTTCCTCCTGGGTTCCATCATACCCGGTCTGGATTATCAGGAGAGGTTTCTTCTCACCCGACTCATCTGCAGAGTAGAAATATCCTGGGAGGGTGGTATTTTCATAGGGAATCGACACAATCTCCATGTGAACCGGATCAAGTTCCATAGCTGCCCTGAAGGTATCCACACTGTTCTTCCATGAGGTCAGAATCCGGGGGTCGTCTGGATTTCGATGAAGGAAGAATTCAGCAGTCCGGTAATAGGTCTGGGCACGGAGCCAGGCATCATGCGCTGAAACCAGGTGGCCCTGTTCATACGCCGTATCACCGACTTTTTTAAAATGATCTGC from Methanospirillum hungatei JF-1 includes the following:
- a CDS encoding alpha/beta hydrolase family protein, which translates into the protein MSLPVRYLLLGGVILFGFLILSCSATDEISPQPVINVNTTCSPFMVNDPEFDFELKRTLSSMYSGGSDLGEVIATASRIKPLNYENWYTEWTKTADHFKKVGDTAYEQGHLVSAHDAWLRAQTYYRTAEFFLHRNPDDPRILTSWKNSVDTFRAAMELDPVHMEIVSIPYENTTLPGYFYSADESGEKKPLLIIQTGYDGTQEELYSNALEGVKRGYNVLTFEGPGQGEVIRVQKIPFRYDWEKVVGPVLDYATSRPDVDSERIGMWGISMGGYFVPRAAAFDNRIHAIIADSAIYDMANEQISQFRMGFPDPQNVTREDVFDFIRENKDYVNEDMYARMKNSTSLDWAMTQGMYVFDVPTPADVMLTYEPYTLEGVIENITAATLVCDGISDSKIGGQAQSFYEALKCPKTYLVFTDEFCAGEHCQLGASGISYQEKLDWLDDQLHP